Proteins co-encoded in one Polyangiaceae bacterium genomic window:
- the rpmJ gene encoding 50S ribosomal protein L36, protein MKVRPSVKKICDKCKVVKRSGVVRVLCTNPRHKQRQG, encoded by the coding sequence ATGAAGGTCCGGCCCAGCGTTAAGAAAATCTGTGACAAGTGCAAAGTGGTGAAGCGCTCAGGCGTGGTTCGCGTTCTTTGCACCAACCCTCGCCACAAGCAGCGCCAGGGCTGA
- a CDS encoding translation initiation factor IF-1, with product MSSFKEDDRDQEEKQQGEAGLVEEVLPRGMFRVRLDSGRTLRVGLTPASRHSMVRLISGDRVLIKVSSQDPSRGHIIKKL from the coding sequence ATGAGTTCTTTCAAGGAGGACGATCGAGATCAAGAGGAGAAGCAACAAGGCGAAGCAGGCCTAGTCGAAGAGGTACTACCCCGCGGAATGTTCCGCGTGCGTCTCGACTCAGGAAGAACGCTTCGTGTTGGGCTCACCCCGGCATCGCGCCACTCGATGGTTCGACTCATCTCAGGAGACCGTGTCTTGATCAAGGTCTCCAGCCAGGACCCCTCTCGGGGTCACATCATCAAGAAGCTCTAA
- a CDS encoding adenylate kinase, producing MRIVLLGPPASGKGTQAKRLVEKLGVPQISTGDMLRAAKAAGTALGKEAEKFMNLGQLVPDEVVIGLVNERLDEADAQKGFILDGFPRTLPQAEALDAVLEKKGMPLTSVLEIKVARDLLIERAVLRRTDVRTGQIYHLKYNPPPPDAELQHRADDQEEKVVQRLNDYEAITSALLPYYEQRGLLKQVDGVGELDEITARITEALGN from the coding sequence AGCGCCTGGTAGAGAAGCTGGGCGTGCCCCAGATCTCCACTGGGGACATGCTGCGCGCTGCCAAGGCTGCAGGAACCGCGCTTGGCAAAGAGGCCGAGAAGTTCATGAACCTCGGCCAGCTGGTCCCAGACGAGGTCGTCATCGGCCTAGTGAACGAGCGCCTAGACGAGGCGGATGCTCAGAAGGGCTTCATCCTCGACGGCTTCCCCCGCACGCTGCCCCAGGCCGAGGCTTTGGACGCGGTGCTCGAGAAGAAGGGCATGCCCCTGACCTCGGTGCTCGAGATCAAGGTGGCCCGAGACCTCCTGATTGAGCGCGCTGTCCTGCGCCGTACCGATGTTCGGACTGGACAGATCTATCACCTCAAGTACAATCCTCCGCCCCCTGATGCGGAGCTCCAGCATCGAGCAGACGATCAGGAGGAAAAAGTCGTCCAGCGCCTCAATGATTACGAGGCGATCACCTCGGCACTGCTCCCCTACTACGAGCAGCGCGGCTTGCTGAAGCAAGTAGACGGGGTGGGCGAGCTGGACGAAATCACAGCCCGCATCACCGAGGCTCTCGGCAACTAA